From Equus przewalskii isolate Varuska chromosome 30, EquPr2, whole genome shotgun sequence, a single genomic window includes:
- the COMMD3 gene encoding COMM domain-containing protein 3 isoform X2 — translation MELSEFVQKGVQRLADPGSFDSNAFTLLLRAAFQSLLDAQADEAVLDHPDLKHIDPVVLKHCHAAAATYILEAAKQSADKSTLSIGTSLPHITDVSWRLEYQIKTNQLQKMYRPAYSVTLNVENTDSQSHPEISFRCNMEQLQDLVGKLKDAAKSLERATQL, via the exons ATGGAGCTCTCGGAGTTTGTGCAGAAAGGCGTCCAGCGGCTGGCCGATCCCGGCTCCTTCGACTCCAACGCCTTCACGCTTCTCCTCCGGGCGGCTTTCCAGAGCCTGCTGGACGCCCAGGCGGACGAGGCCGTGTTAG atcaCCCAGACTTGAAACATATCGACCCAGTGGTTTTAAAACATTGTCATGCAGCAGCTGCAACTTACATACTGGAGGCAGCAAAGCAAAGTGCTGACAAATCAACTCTAAG TATAGGCACGTCTCTGCCTCATATAACTGATGTTTCCTGGCGTTTGGAATATCAGATAAAG ACCAATCAACTTCAAAAGATGTACAGACCTGCATATTCGGTGACCTTAAATGTAGAG aaCACTGATTCCCAATCCCACCCAGAGATTAGTTTTCGTTGCAACATGGAACAGTTACAG GACTTAGTGGGGAAACTTAAAGATGCTGCGAAAAGCCTGGAAAGAGCAACTCAGTTGTAA
- the COMMD3 gene encoding COMM domain-containing protein 3 isoform X1, whose amino-acid sequence MELSEFVQKGVQRLADPGSFDSNAFTLLLRAAFQSLLDAQADEAVLDHPDLKHIDPVVLKHCHAAAATYILEAAKQSADKSTLSTYLEDCKFDRERIELFCTEYQNNKNSLEILLGSIGTSLPHITDVSWRLEYQIKTNQLQKMYRPAYSVTLNVENTDSQSHPEISFRCNMEQLQDLVGKLKDAAKSLERATQL is encoded by the exons ATGGAGCTCTCGGAGTTTGTGCAGAAAGGCGTCCAGCGGCTGGCCGATCCCGGCTCCTTCGACTCCAACGCCTTCACGCTTCTCCTCCGGGCGGCTTTCCAGAGCCTGCTGGACGCCCAGGCGGACGAGGCCGTGTTAG atcaCCCAGACTTGAAACATATCGACCCAGTGGTTTTAAAACATTGTCATGCAGCAGCTGCAACTTACATACTGGAGGCAGCAAAGCAAAGTGCTGACAAATCAACTCTAAG cacttATCTAGAAGACTGTAAATTTGATAGAGAGCGGATAGAACTGTTTTGCACAGAATATCAG aataATAAGAATTCCCTAGAAATCCTACTGGGAAG TATAGGCACGTCTCTGCCTCATATAACTGATGTTTCCTGGCGTTTGGAATATCAGATAAAG ACCAATCAACTTCAAAAGATGTACAGACCTGCATATTCGGTGACCTTAAATGTAGAG aaCACTGATTCCCAATCCCACCCAGAGATTAGTTTTCGTTGCAACATGGAACAGTTACAG GACTTAGTGGGGAAACTTAAAGATGCTGCGAAAAGCCTGGAAAGAGCAACTCAGTTGTAA
- the LOC139080429 gene encoding brain acid soluble protein 1-like, whose protein sequence is MGIAEREEAAAAEEEEEEEEEEAQEEEALEAEEEEEEAAEEEEAEAEEEEEAGLGRQHEPSAAAAAPLGCARGEAPPGRGRGAAGAARGSGRPRVDGERPPPRLARAGREGADSVGAEPRAAARPPARRPRAPPAPAARARAPAAARRLPRRRDRPAARAAPPPPAGLGAAPAAARSSPGRAARRPTF, encoded by the exons ATGGGGAT TGCGGAgcgggaggaggcggcggcggccgaggaggaggaggaggaggaggaggaggaggcccaggaggaggaggcgttggaggccgaggaggaggaggaggaggccgcggaggaggaggaggccgaggcggaggaggaggaggaggccgggCTCGGGAGGCAGCATGAGCCGAGCGCGGCGGCCGCGGCTCCTCTCGGCTGCGCTC GAGGCGAGGCGCCTCCGGGACGGGgccggggggcggcgggggccgcGCGGGGCTCGGGCCGGCCGCGGGTGGACGGGGAGCGGCCCCCCCCGCGCCTCGCCCGCGCCGGCCGGGAGGGCGCTGACAGCGTGGGCGCCgagccccgcgccgccgcccggccgcccgcccgccggccccgcgcgccgcccgcgcccgccgcccgcgcgcgcgcgcccgccgccgcccgccgacTCCCGCGGCGCCGGGACCGACCCGCAGcccgcgccgcgccgccgccgccagccgGGCTCGGCGCCGCTCCAGCCGCCGCCCGCTCCAGCCCCGGCCGCGCCGCGCGCCGCCCCACGTTTTAG
- the BMI1 gene encoding polycomb complex protein BMI-1, translating to MHRTTRIKITELNPHLMCVLCGGYFIDATTIIECLHSFCKTCIVRYLETSKYCPICDVQVHKTRPLLNIRSDKTLQDIVYKLVPGLFKNEMKRRRDFYAAHPSADAANGSNEDRGEVADEDKRIITDDEIISLSIEFFDQNRLDRKVNKDKEKSKEEVNDKRYLRCPAAMTVMHLRKFLRSKMDIPNTFQIDVMYEEEPLKDYYTLMDIAYIYTWRRNGPLPLKYRVRPTCKRMKISHQRDGLTNAGELESDSGSDKANSPAGGMPSTSSCLPSPSTPVQSPHPQFPHISSTMNGTSSSPSGNHQSSFANRPRKSSVNGSSATSSG from the exons ATGCATCGAACAACCAGAATCAAGATCACTGAGCTAAATCCCCACCTAATGTGTGTGCTTTGTGGAGGGTACTTCATTGATGCCACGACCATAATAGAATGTCTACATTCCT TCTGTAAAACATGTATTGTGCGTTACCTGGAGACCAGCAAGTATTGTCCTATCTGTGATGTCCAAGTTCACAAAACCAGACCACTACTGAATATAAG gtcAGATAAAACTCTTCAAGATATTGTATACAAATTAGTTCCAGGGCTTTTCAAAA atgaaatgaagagaagaagggaCTTTTATGCAGCGCATCCTTCAGCCGACG CTGCCAATGGCTCTAATGAAGATAGAGGAGAAGTTGCAGATGAAGATAAGAGAATTATAACTGATGATGAGATAATAAGCTTATCCATTGAATTCTTTGATCAGAACAG aTTGGATCGGAAAGTaaacaaagacaaggagaaatCTAAGGAGGAG GTGAATGATAAAAGATACTTACGATGCCCAGCAGCAATGACCGTGATGCACCTGAGGAAGTTTCTCAGAAGTAAAATGGACATACCTAACACTTTCCAG aTTGATGTCATGTATGAAGAGGAACCTTTAAAGGATTACTATACACTAATGGATATTGCCTACATTTATACCTGGAGAAGG AATGGTCCGCTTCCTTTGAAATACAGAGTTCGACCTacttgtaaaagaatgaagatcAGTCATCAGAGAGATGGACTGACAAATGCTGGAGAACTGGAAAGTGACTCTGGGAGTGACAAGGCCAACAGCCCAGCAGGAGGCATGCCCTCCACCTCTTCTTGTTTGCCTAGCCCCAGCACTCCAGTCCAGTCTCCTCACCCTCAGTTCCCTCACATTTCCAGTACTATGAATGGAACCAGCAGCAGCCccagtggtaaccaccaatcctcctttgcCAATAGACCTCGAAAATCGTCTGTAAATGGGTCGTCAGCAACGTCTTCTGGTTGA